One window of the Periophthalmus magnuspinnatus isolate fPerMag1 chromosome 17, fPerMag1.2.pri, whole genome shotgun sequence genome contains the following:
- the lhx8a gene encoding LIM/homeobox protein Lhx8a, which translates to MNELQDSGLEDVFSLHHEDDSLLLDASSSGPDDIFEEDLYSPSSLSSCSSSALAVTSVRGNPVCSSCGLDIVDRYLLKVNDLCWHVRCLSCSVCNTSLGRHVSCYIKDKQVFCKLDYFRRYGTRCARCGRNINSSDWVRRARGSTFHLACFSCTSCKRQLSTGEECGLLENRIFCRTHYDIMMDNIKRARESEQHRTEEEMSDKDSNSVPRPAKRARTSFTVEQLQIMQNQFAKDNNPDAQTLQKLAEQTGLSRRVIQVWFQNCRARQKKHVNPLPAATALMTLCPDQLSPLMDDLQYSTYLSSDTPLLTTLTYVDVPNADPLLLQPLLSHSLTQLPVSHAQDYSED; encoded by the exons ATGAACGAGTTACAAGACTCGGGTTTGGAGGACGTGTTTTCACTGCACCATGAGGACGACAGCCTTTTACTCGACGCT AGCTCTTCAGGTCCGGATGATATTTTCGAGGAGGACTTATACTCTCCCTCGTCCCTGTCCAGCTGCTCTTCCTCGGCCCTGGCAGTGACCTCTGTGCGGGGCAatcctgtgtgctcctcctgCGGCCTGGACATAGTGGACAGATACCTGCTCAAG GTAAATGATTTGTGCTGGCATGTGCGCTGCCTCTCATGCAGTGTGTGTAACACATCACTGGGCCGTCATGTGAGCTGCTACATCAAAGACAAACAAGTCTTCTGCAAATTGGACTACTTTAG GAGGTATGGAACTCGCTGTGCGCGCTGTGGCCGCAACATAAACTCCAGTGACTGGGTGCGGCGTGCAAGAGGCAGCACTTTCCACCTGGCCTGTTTCTCCTGCACCTCCTGTAAGAGACAGCTGTCCACTGGGGAGGAGTGTGGACTGTTGGAGAACCGCATCTTCTGTCGAAcacattatgacataatgatgGATAATATAAAGCGGGCCAGAGAAAGTG AGCaacacagaactgaagaagagatgTCAGACAAGGATTCAAACTCTGTGCCTAGACCAGCTAAAAGAGCTAGAACTAGTTTCACCGTTGAACAGTTACAG ATAATGCAAAACCAATTTGCCAAAGATAATAACCCTGATGCCCAGACTCTGCAGAAGCTGGCTGAGCAGACTGGTCTCAGTCGGAGAGTTATACAG GTTTGGTTTCAGAACTGCAGAGCTCGTCAGAAGAAGCATGTCAATCCACTTCCTGCTGCCACAGCCCTGATGACTCTATGCCCTGATCAGCTGAGCCCTCTCATGGATGACCTTCAGTACAGCACATATCTGTCTTCAGATACTCCACTCCTCACCACACTTACCTATGTGGACG TTCCTAATGCAGATCCGCTGTTGCTGCAGccgctcctctctcactctttgaCACAGCTGCCAGTCAGCCACGCCCAAGACTACTCAGAAGATTAA